A genomic segment from Bradyrhizobium sp. CB1015 encodes:
- a CDS encoding ligase-associated DNA damage response exonuclease, which produces MRPQDILLPNAAGLCCKPGGFHIDPVRPVERAVITHGHSDHARAGHGAVLATQETLDMMRLRYGENFAGSTQAIRYGEEIRVGDVCVKFHPAGHVLGSAQIAVSCKDTCIVASGDYKDAPDPTCTPFELVRCDVFITEATFGLPVFRHGDASDEVKKLLASVALFPERAHLVGAYSLGKAQRVIKLLRQAGYDAPIYLHGAMETITHYYQSRGIDLGELRPVKGMKKAALAGTITLAPPSATSDLWTRRFPDPVTAFASGWMRVRARARQRGVELPLVISDHADWDGLTATIAATGAGEIWVTHGQEDALVHWCRSKGLKAQPLDLVGYGDEEESEIPIQGEAEA; this is translated from the coding sequence ATGCGCCCGCAAGACATCCTGCTGCCAAATGCTGCCGGCCTGTGCTGCAAGCCCGGCGGTTTCCATATCGACCCCGTCCGCCCCGTGGAGCGGGCCGTGATCACCCACGGCCATTCCGACCATGCCCGTGCCGGCCATGGCGCGGTGCTGGCGACGCAGGAAACGCTGGACATGATGCGGCTGCGCTATGGCGAGAACTTTGCCGGCTCGACCCAGGCGATCCGCTATGGCGAGGAGATCCGGGTCGGCGACGTCTGTGTCAAATTCCACCCCGCCGGCCATGTGCTGGGGTCGGCGCAGATCGCCGTCTCGTGCAAGGACACCTGCATCGTCGCCTCCGGCGACTACAAGGACGCGCCCGACCCGACCTGCACGCCGTTCGAGCTGGTGCGATGCGACGTCTTCATCACCGAGGCGACGTTCGGGCTGCCGGTGTTCCGGCATGGCGATGCGAGCGACGAGGTCAAGAAGCTGCTCGCGTCCGTCGCGCTGTTTCCGGAACGCGCGCATCTCGTCGGTGCCTATTCGCTCGGCAAGGCGCAGCGCGTGATCAAGCTGTTGCGGCAGGCCGGCTATGATGCGCCGATCTACCTGCATGGCGCAATGGAGACGATCACGCACTACTATCAGAGCCGCGGGATCGACCTCGGCGAGCTCAGGCCGGTGAAGGGCATGAAGAAGGCGGCGCTCGCCGGCACCATCACGTTGGCGCCGCCATCGGCCACATCCGATCTCTGGACGCGGCGCTTTCCCGATCCGGTCACCGCCTTCGCCTCGGGCTGGATGCGCGTGCGCGCCCGCGCGCGGCAGCGCGGCGTCGAGCTGCCGCTGGTGATCTCCGACCACGCCGATTGGGACGGCCTCACCGCCACCATCGCGGCGACCGGCGCCGGAGAGATCTGGGTCACCCACGGCCAGGAAGATGCGCTGGTGCATTGGTGCCGGAGCAAGGGCCTGAAGGCGCAGCCGCTCGATCTCGTCGGCTATGGCGACGAGGAGGAGAGCGAGATTCCCATTCAGGGCGAGGCCGAAGCATGA
- a CDS encoding class I SAM-dependent methyltransferase: MPLRLFLTSGDLMADRRFEFARDLQLKGDLPAAADLLEQAIELAPDFTSAWFTLGEIRQQLGERDKAIAAFREARRCDPEDQHGAGLHLMRLGDTEMAEMPKAYVQALFDQYAPRFEHALIDDLGYRAPALIFKAVLAARVAAKKPAYFKRTIDLGCGTGLAAAAFAKQVDHFTGIDLSPGMIKEARATNLYAELEVADMIEGLRGKPDASANLVVAADAFVYLSDLAAVLSEARRVLVSGGVLAFTLETHAGDGIVLGEGLRYAHSAEYVRGAIAKAGLKLLTLEPASPRNENNEPVRGLVVVAEKT, from the coding sequence ATGCCGCTCCGCCTGTTCCTGACCTCCGGCGATCTCATGGCCGACCGCCGTTTCGAGTTCGCGCGCGACCTTCAGCTCAAGGGCGACCTGCCCGCCGCCGCGGACCTCCTGGAGCAGGCGATCGAGCTCGCACCTGATTTCACCTCGGCCTGGTTCACGCTCGGCGAGATCCGTCAGCAGCTCGGCGAACGCGACAAGGCCATCGCGGCCTTTCGTGAAGCGCGGCGATGCGACCCCGAGGACCAGCACGGCGCCGGCCTGCACCTGATGCGGCTCGGCGATACCGAGATGGCGGAGATGCCCAAGGCCTACGTGCAGGCTTTGTTCGATCAATACGCGCCGCGCTTCGAGCACGCGCTGATCGACGATCTCGGCTATCGCGCCCCCGCGCTGATCTTCAAGGCGGTGCTGGCCGCGCGCGTCGCCGCCAAGAAGCCCGCCTACTTCAAGCGCACCATCGATCTCGGCTGCGGCACGGGGCTCGCGGCGGCGGCCTTCGCCAAACAGGTCGATCATTTCACCGGCATCGATCTGTCGCCCGGCATGATCAAGGAGGCGCGGGCGACGAACCTCTATGCCGAGCTCGAAGTCGCCGACATGATCGAGGGCCTGCGCGGCAAGCCGGATGCCAGCGCGAACCTCGTCGTGGCCGCGGATGCGTTCGTCTATCTCTCCGATCTCGCAGCGGTGCTGAGCGAAGCGAGACGCGTGCTCGTATCCGGCGGCGTGCTCGCCTTCACGCTGGAGACGCATGCGGGCGATGGCATCGTGCTCGGCGAGGGCCTGCGTTATGCCCATTCCGCGGAATATGTGCGCGGCGCGATCGCGAAGGCGGGGTTGAAGCTGCTGACACTCGAGCCGGCCTCGCCGCGCAACGAGAACAACGAGCCGGTGCGCGGCCTTGTCGTCGTCGCCGAAAAAACTTGA